The Spartobacteria bacterium genome contains the following window.
CCGCATCTACCGTGGTATCAAAACTCCAGTCCATCCAGTTTCCTGTCGCTCGTAAGTTTAAGCGGGGCATTAGCTTCAGTGTGACATCTGCGCCCAGGCCCAGTGTTCCGATTTTTCCGCCGGCGGCCAGCGACAGCGCTTTTGCCGATGTATTTATCCCGAGGATGAACAGGCCGATCGCTATCAGTTTTTTATATGCTCTAATCATACAGTAAAGACCCTTAAATAGATGGTTTGCACGTTTATAAATTGAATTAGAACATCACATTACATGCACGCTCTATGAACTCAATCTCTTTGTATGTTGAATATATTTTTATTTGTTGTCACAGGGACATTGTTTTATAGTCTTTCCCGTTAACCACCTAATTCTTCACTCAGGCACAGGAGCGTATATCATGGCCGCAATTGATCGGATGCTTAATCACTTAGTCGCAAGCGGAGGAAGTGACCTTCATCTTTCCACGGGATATCATCCATGTATGCGTATTGACGGAGAAATTCTGTTCATGAAAGAATATCCCGTTCTGACCAATGAGGCTGCAAAGGAACTGCTGTACGAAATAATGGATCAATCCATTGAAGATCGTTTCGAATCAACATGGGATTCCGACTTTGCCTATGCACTGGAAGGGGCTGGACGTTTCCGTGTAAACGTCTTCAATGATCATAACGGGGTGGGCGGGGTGCTGCGACTGATCCCCTCGAAAATTCCGTCGCTGGAAGACCTCAATATGCCCGATGCCATTCATCGTTTTTGTTATCTCAGCAAGGGGCTGGTGATTGTAACTGGACCGACGGGCAGCGGAAAATCGACCACCTTGGCCGCAATGATTGATATGATTAATCGAACGCGCAGGGAACACATTATTACCATTGAAGACCCGATTGAATTTCTACATCGATCCAAAGGTTGTCTCGTAAATCAGCGGGAGATCTTCGCCCATACCCTGACCTTTGGAAATGCGTTACGAGCGGCGTTGCGTGAAGATCCCGACATCGTGCTTGTGGGGGAAATGCGCGACCTGGAAACCATTGAAATTGCCATTGAAACAGCAGAAACCGGCCATCTGGTGTTTGCAACGCTGCATACGAATACTGCCGCCACTACGGTGGACCGTATCATCGATAAGTTTCCATCAGAACGCCAAAACCAGATTCGTACCATGTTGGCTGATACGCTTGTGGGCATTGTCGCCCAGACCCTGTGCAAAAAAATTGGGGGCGGTCGTATCGCTGCGACAGAAATTCTGGTGGTAACGCCAGCTGTAGCCAGTAACATTCGCGAAGGAAAAACCCATCAGATTCCCTCTGCCATGCAGACGGGTAAAGTCTATGGAATGCAAATGTTTGGGGAATGTCTTCTTGATCAGGTTCAGCAGGGAATCATTACCCCGCAGGAAGCGTATCTGAAAGCCATTGACAAAGAATTTATGATTCAGAAATTCAAGGAAAACGGCATTACAGTTGACTTAAAAGTCATTGACTTCCATGTTCCAGGTGACGATGCACATGATGACCAAGATCAGGAATTACAGGAAATATTTGGTGACTTGAAAAACCGGCTAACCGGAAACCCCCATGATTATGAAGCCTTGCGCCACATGGCACTTATCATGTCTACCCATCCCAATCCCAAGGCGCGCAATGGTCGCGAGGCGGTAAAAATAGCCGAGGGACTGCTGTCCAAAGAAGATCATTACGATGCAAGCGATATGGTTGTGCTTGCTCTGGCCCACGCGGAGTGCGGTGATTTTTCCTTGGCCATCGAAGCCTCAAAACGAGCCATAAAAATGGCAAAAGAAACCC
Protein-coding sequences here:
- a CDS encoding type IV pilus twitching motility protein PilT → MAAIDRMLNHLVASGGSDLHLSTGYHPCMRIDGEILFMKEYPVLTNEAAKELLYEIMDQSIEDRFESTWDSDFAYALEGAGRFRVNVFNDHNGVGGVLRLIPSKIPSLEDLNMPDAIHRFCYLSKGLVIVTGPTGSGKSTTLAAMIDMINRTRREHIITIEDPIEFLHRSKGCLVNQREIFAHTLTFGNALRAALREDPDIVLVGEMRDLETIEIAIETAETGHLVFATLHTNTAATTVDRIIDKFPSERQNQIRTMLADTLVGIVAQTLCKKIGGGRIAATEILVVTPAVASNIREGKTHQIPSAMQTGKVYGMQMFGECLLDQVQQGIITPQEAYLKAIDKEFMIQKFKENGITVDLKVIDFHVPGDDAHDDQDQELQEIFGDLKNRLTGNPHDYEALRHMALIMSTHPNPKARNGREAVKIAEGLLSKEDHYDASDMVVLALAHAECGDFSLAIEASKRAIKMAKETRQRELIPEIESYMKLFKRSTPVRG